One region of Endozoicomonas sp. Mp262 genomic DNA includes:
- a CDS encoding FAD-binding oxidoreductase, giving the protein MAMWKKARSCLEHVATYYAATVNSSVNFPTLNQHMTADVCVVGGGFSGVATALELAEKGYKVVLLEGHRIGWGASGRNGGQLIRGIGHGIEQFRNEIGQEGIDAIANMGIEAVQIVRDRVTRHDIQCDLKMGYFDAAIKPRHMKVLEQEARSLQNQGYSEKLQLIGSGQVASVVGSRRYIGGLVDMGSGHLHPLNLCISEAKIAEALGVYIFEGSQVQKIHYGESIKVETSDGEVVADQLVLCGNAYLGELEPRIAGKVLPAGSYIIATEPLPESIYKKLLPKDMAVADMSIALDYFRLSEDKRLLFGGVCNYSGRDPENIAKVLQPKMLRVFPELVNYRIEYQWGGMLGIGANRMPQIGRVEPNVYYAQAYSGHGVNVTHMAGRVIAEAISGNAERFNVFNRIGHITFPGGKYFRSMLLAAGMLCYRIKELF; this is encoded by the coding sequence ATGGCTATGTGGAAGAAAGCTCGAAGCTGTTTGGAACATGTGGCCACTTATTATGCAGCAACTGTTAATTCCAGTGTGAATTTTCCTACACTGAATCAACATATGACTGCTGACGTTTGTGTTGTTGGTGGAGGTTTTTCTGGTGTTGCGACAGCATTAGAACTGGCAGAAAAAGGCTACAAGGTGGTATTGCTGGAAGGCCATAGAATAGGCTGGGGAGCATCGGGCCGCAATGGAGGTCAGTTAATTCGGGGTATTGGTCATGGTATAGAGCAGTTTCGCAATGAAATTGGTCAGGAGGGTATTGATGCTATAGCTAACATGGGGATTGAAGCTGTCCAGATTGTTCGTGATAGAGTTACCCGGCATGATATTCAGTGTGACTTGAAAATGGGCTATTTTGATGCAGCCATTAAACCTCGTCATATGAAGGTATTAGAACAGGAAGCTCGCTCTTTACAAAACCAGGGTTACAGTGAAAAGTTACAACTTATTGGATCAGGGCAGGTTGCCAGTGTTGTTGGTTCAAGGCGCTATATTGGTGGCTTGGTGGATATGGGGAGTGGTCATCTTCATCCATTAAATCTTTGTATTAGCGAGGCAAAGATTGCAGAGGCACTGGGGGTTTATATCTTCGAAGGCTCCCAGGTTCAAAAAATTCATTACGGTGAATCAATCAAGGTTGAAACTTCTGATGGTGAAGTTGTTGCTGATCAGTTGGTTCTGTGTGGTAACGCCTATCTTGGTGAATTGGAACCTCGGATAGCAGGAAAAGTGCTGCCTGCCGGGAGTTATATTATTGCCACAGAACCTTTGCCGGAATCTATCTATAAAAAACTGCTGCCTAAAGATATGGCTGTAGCAGATATGAGTATTGCCCTGGATTATTTCCGTCTGTCTGAGGATAAGCGACTTTTGTTTGGGGGAGTATGCAACTACTCCGGGCGAGACCCAGAAAACATTGCCAAGGTATTACAGCCAAAGATGCTTAGAGTATTTCCAGAGCTTGTAAATTATCGTATTGAATACCAGTGGGGAGGTATGCTGGGTATAGGGGCTAATCGAATGCCTCAAATTGGCAGAGTGGAACCTAATGTTTATTATGCACAAGCCTATTCAGGGCATGGTGTCAATGTAACACATATGGCTGGAAGGGTTATTGCTGAAGCCATTTCTGGTAATGCTGAACGGTTTAACGTTTTTAACAGAATTGGTCATATTACTTTTCCTGGAGGAAAGTATTTCAGGTCGATGCTATTGGCTGCCGGGATGCTTTGTTACCGGATAAAAGAGCTATTTTGA
- a CDS encoding glutamine synthetase family protein → MKKLKAWLKEHQISEVECVIPDLTGVARGKIMPSSKFCHEKGIRLPETVLIATVTGDSLPDKTYDSLINPAEIDMILKPDENAVYLVPWATEPTAQIIHDCYDKQGNAVSVAPRTLLKNILKLYDDKGWRPVIAPELEFYLTKRCTDPDLPLEPPVGRSGRQEYGRQSYSIDATNEYDPLFEDIYDYCEAQELDIDTLIHEEGVAQMEINFRHGDPLSLADQVFTFKRCVREAALKHKISATFMAKPVENEPGSSMHIHQSIIDCKSGNNIFSDGDGSFSERFLHYIGGLQKYIPMAVPLFAPNVNSYRRFLPGESAPVNVSWGVDNRTVALRVPESPPAARRVENRLAGADANPYLAFAATLLCGYMGIQEKLAPEEPVTGSAYGLRNQSIPINLESALDMMEECKELTAMLGESFVNTYVAVKRVEYENFKRVISSWEREYLLLSV, encoded by the coding sequence ATGAAGAAACTGAAGGCCTGGCTGAAAGAGCATCAAATATCTGAAGTTGAGTGCGTCATTCCAGACCTCACAGGCGTGGCTCGAGGCAAGATTATGCCTTCAAGTAAGTTCTGTCATGAAAAGGGCATTCGTCTGCCAGAGACGGTTCTGATTGCTACTGTTACAGGTGATTCACTTCCTGATAAAACCTACGACAGCCTCATAAATCCGGCAGAAATTGATATGATTCTCAAACCGGATGAAAACGCTGTTTATCTTGTCCCATGGGCCACTGAACCCACAGCCCAGATCATACATGACTGTTACGACAAACAAGGCAATGCTGTCAGTGTAGCCCCCAGAACACTGTTGAAAAATATACTTAAGCTATATGATGACAAAGGATGGCGTCCGGTTATTGCTCCCGAACTGGAGTTTTACCTTACCAAGCGATGCACTGACCCAGACCTCCCTCTGGAACCCCCTGTTGGGCGTTCCGGCCGGCAGGAATATGGAAGACAGTCGTATAGTATTGATGCCACCAATGAATATGACCCACTTTTTGAAGATATCTACGATTACTGTGAAGCCCAGGAACTGGATATTGATACCCTGATTCATGAAGAGGGGGTGGCCCAGATGGAAATCAATTTCCGTCATGGTGACCCCCTCTCTCTGGCTGATCAGGTATTCACCTTCAAGCGCTGTGTCCGGGAGGCTGCTCTCAAGCATAAGATATCCGCAACCTTCATGGCTAAGCCGGTAGAAAATGAACCGGGCAGCTCCATGCACATTCACCAGAGCATCATTGATTGTAAAAGCGGCAACAATATCTTCAGCGATGGGGACGGTTCATTTTCCGAACGCTTTCTGCACTATATTGGCGGCTTACAAAAATATATCCCTATGGCGGTTCCTTTGTTTGCCCCGAACGTCAATTCCTATCGACGCTTTCTCCCCGGGGAATCAGCACCTGTCAATGTCTCTTGGGGTGTAGATAATAGAACGGTGGCATTGCGAGTCCCGGAATCTCCCCCAGCGGCCAGGCGAGTAGAAAACCGGCTGGCTGGCGCTGATGCCAACCCCTACCTGGCATTTGCTGCCACCTTGCTTTGTGGGTATATGGGTATTCAGGAAAAGCTGGCTCCCGAAGAACCGGTAACAGGGAGTGCCTATGGACTCAGAAATCAAAGTATTCCCATCAACCTGGAATCCGCGCTGGATATGATGGAAGAGTGTAAAGAGCTAACGGCAATGCTTGGTGAATCTTTTGTCAACACCTATGTTGCCGTTAAACGGGTAGAATATGAAAACTTTAAACGTGTCATAAGTTCGTGGGAAAGGGAGTACCTGTTACTTTCTGTATAA
- the ald gene encoding alanine dehydrogenase, with translation MQIGVPKEIKNHEYRVGLSPAGVKELVQDGHDIFIESTAGNGAGFGDQDYQKAGAVILDTAEQIFLQCELIVKVKEPLPSERILLQPHQTLFTYLHLAPDPDQTADLIQSGACCIAYETVVDHHGKLPLLAPMSEVAGRMSIQAGARCLEKSMQGRGVLLGGVPGVEPARVVIIGGGVVGQNAITVAVGMGAQVSVLDTSVDQLRRLDQQYGNRICTLYSSSQAIEDFVINADLVIGGVLLPGAAAPKLVSYELVGAMKAGAVIVDVAIDQGGCVATSKATTHDNPTFVVDDVVHYCVANMPGAVARTSTIALNNATLPYILELANKGSKRSLTENPQLREGVNICGGKVTHKPVADAQGLEYTPASVALKSI, from the coding sequence ATGCAGATTGGCGTCCCAAAAGAAATCAAAAATCATGAGTATCGTGTTGGGCTTTCCCCTGCCGGGGTGAAAGAGCTGGTTCAGGATGGCCATGATATTTTTATTGAAAGTACTGCCGGGAATGGTGCCGGGTTTGGTGATCAGGATTATCAGAAGGCGGGTGCTGTTATTCTGGACACTGCGGAACAGATATTTCTGCAATGCGAACTGATTGTGAAGGTTAAAGAACCTCTGCCGTCTGAGCGAATCCTGCTGCAACCTCATCAGACCTTATTCACTTATTTGCACCTGGCACCTGATCCAGACCAAACAGCGGATTTAATTCAGTCTGGTGCCTGTTGTATTGCTTATGAAACCGTTGTTGACCACCATGGTAAGCTACCTTTGTTGGCACCTATGTCTGAAGTGGCTGGTCGGATGTCTATTCAGGCAGGAGCCCGTTGCCTGGAAAAATCAATGCAGGGTAGGGGGGTGTTACTTGGTGGTGTACCAGGGGTTGAACCTGCCAGGGTGGTTATTATTGGTGGAGGGGTTGTAGGACAGAATGCCATTACTGTTGCGGTAGGAATGGGGGCTCAGGTATCGGTTCTTGATACCTCTGTTGATCAATTACGACGCCTTGACCAGCAATATGGCAATCGTATTTGTACCTTGTATTCTAGTTCTCAAGCCATTGAAGACTTTGTCATAAATGCTGATTTGGTGATTGGTGGGGTATTATTACCGGGGGCCGCAGCTCCCAAACTAGTGAGTTATGAGTTGGTTGGAGCTATGAAAGCGGGTGCTGTGATTGTTGATGTGGCCATTGATCAGGGGGGCTGCGTTGCTACCTCTAAAGCCACGACCCATGATAATCCCACATTTGTGGTTGATGATGTTGTTCACTATTGTGTAGCCAATATGCCAGGTGCTGTTGCCAGAACCTCAACGATAGCCCTGAATAATGCAACCTTGCCTTATATTCTTGAGCTGGCCAATAAAGGTAGCAAGAGATCACTGACTGAAAATCCACAGCTACGGGAAGGAGTGAATATCTGTGGTGGTAAGGTCACTCACAAACCGGTAGCTGATGCCCAGGGGTTGGAATACACGCCAGCTTCAGTTGCCTTGAAATCGATTTGA
- a CDS encoding DUF3301 domain-containing protein, whose product MDTLFWLAAGSIAVFYWLDTAKAREIAISHGRRACADMHVQFLDGSVVRHKTCVSRNPEGQVSLMRYYHFEFTADGLERRQGHIQLCGNQLILLEIDYPFPEEQDTHSLILSVPHSENFDAIRPRAEKRSDCLH is encoded by the coding sequence ATGGATACCCTCTTCTGGCTTGCAGCAGGCAGTATTGCTGTCTTTTATTGGCTGGACACAGCCAAAGCCCGAGAAATAGCCATTAGCCATGGTCGCCGGGCATGTGCTGATATGCATGTTCAATTTCTTGATGGCTCAGTGGTTCGACACAAAACCTGTGTTTCAAGAAACCCTGAAGGGCAGGTTTCCCTGATGCGCTATTACCATTTTGAATTTACTGCAGATGGTCTAGAAAGGCGGCAAGGTCATATTCAGTTATGCGGCAACCAGCTTATATTACTGGAGATTGACTACCCTTTTCCGGAAGAGCAAGACACCCACTCCCTGATTCTATCAGTACCACATTCAGAGAATTTTGATGCCATACGCCCGAGAGCTGAAAAAAGGTCAGATTGTCTCCATTAA
- a CDS encoding DUF4922 domain-containing protein, which yields MKFLETELIDSLSQVSKLATESGALETAPTLIQPINEQGIPFQVRVLNGFRKKKKGYSISKNPFLPYEKSLYVKHLNSGHVILLNKYNLVPNHFLIVTPVFESQESLLTLNEFTALADIHSQLDLLSFYNSGRQAGASQPHRHLQALPLDKLPIDGIMASIPSYQPEQLLQLPFKHLACKLDLKSDDAGYLFSLYQQMLSTLSLITSGQENPAPYNLLMTRQWMLVVPRSEGRPDGVAINALGYAGFMLAKNQQQFNHIKTAGILNLLTKASR from the coding sequence ATGAAATTTTTAGAAACAGAACTGATTGATTCCTTATCCCAAGTAAGCAAACTGGCCACAGAGTCAGGGGCATTAGAAACAGCTCCCACCCTGATCCAGCCTATTAATGAGCAAGGTATTCCATTTCAGGTCCGTGTACTGAATGGATTCCGAAAAAAAAAGAAAGGGTATTCAATTTCCAAAAATCCATTTCTACCCTATGAAAAAAGCCTGTATGTTAAACACCTGAACAGTGGCCATGTCATTCTGTTAAATAAATACAACCTGGTTCCCAACCATTTTCTTATTGTCACACCGGTATTCGAATCCCAGGAGTCATTATTAACTCTGAATGAGTTTACCGCTCTGGCAGATATCCACAGCCAGCTGGACCTACTGTCTTTTTATAATAGCGGCAGACAGGCTGGAGCCAGCCAGCCCCACAGGCATTTACAGGCGCTCCCTCTGGATAAGCTACCCATTGATGGCATTATGGCCTCAATACCCTCTTACCAACCCGAACAGCTGCTACAGTTACCTTTTAAACACTTGGCATGCAAACTTGATTTAAAAAGCGATGATGCCGGTTATCTCTTCTCGCTCTACCAACAAATGTTATCAACGTTGAGCTTGATCACCTCTGGACAGGAAAACCCTGCCCCCTACAATCTGTTGATGACCCGGCAATGGATGCTGGTCGTACCACGAAGTGAGGGTCGTCCCGATGGTGTTGCTATTAATGCGCTGGGTTATGCCGGATTCATGCTGGCCAAAAATCAGCAGCAGTTCAATCATATAAAAACAGCAGGTATACTCAATTTATTGACTAAAGCCAGCCGTTAA
- the yeiP gene encoding elongation factor P-like protein YeiP → MPYARELKKGQIVSINNQYYIVRQLETKSPSARGAQTLYKIRFSAVPGGQKLDQTFTGDDQLTGVDLLRRSVTLLYREGDECTFMDSEDYSQYLINASTIEEQLLYIADGLEGITALLVDGQLLALELPSSVSLEITETSPGIKGASAAARTKPAMLSTGLEVQVPEYLSTGEIIKINTETGKFMSRA, encoded by the coding sequence ATGCCATACGCCCGAGAGCTGAAAAAAGGTCAGATTGTCTCCATTAACAATCAGTATTACATCGTTCGTCAGCTGGAAACCAAAAGTCCATCTGCACGGGGCGCCCAGACCCTGTACAAAATTCGTTTCAGTGCTGTACCCGGTGGCCAAAAGCTGGACCAGACCTTTACCGGAGATGATCAGCTAACCGGTGTTGATCTTCTGCGCCGTTCAGTCACTCTCCTTTATAGAGAAGGTGATGAGTGCACATTCATGGACTCGGAAGACTATAGCCAGTATCTGATCAATGCCAGCACCATTGAAGAACAGTTACTTTATATTGCTGATGGATTAGAGGGTATCACCGCCCTGCTGGTAGATGGCCAGCTGCTGGCCCTTGAGCTTCCTTCGTCTGTTTCCCTGGAAATCACCGAAACCAGCCCTGGCATCAAAGGAGCATCCGCAGCAGCAAGGACTAAGCCTGCCATGCTGTCTACAGGGCTTGAAGTTCAGGTGCCGGAATACCTGAGCACCGGTGAAATCATCAAAATCAATACTGAAACCGGTAAATTTATGTCCCGGGCTTAA
- a CDS encoding aldehyde dehydrogenase: protein MTDIKNRDFWEEKARNLNFNGKAFIDGHYVDSASGDTFDCVSPIDGKVLTSVTSCLQTDVDKAVLGARRTFESGVWSRLSPVDRKKVLQAFADEISAHQEELALLETLDMGKPITDSFTDDLPDAINCIRWCAEAVDKLYDEVAPTADNTLGLITREPVGVVAAIVPWNYPLCMAAWKLGPALAVGNSVVLKPSEKSPLTAIRIAELAKKAGLPDGVLQVLPGYGHTAGKALALHPDVDTLVFTGSTTTARQLMVYAGESNMKRVWIEAGGKTPNIVFADAPDLKKAAKIAAMAIFCNQGEVCVAGSRLLVEDCIYDDFLQCVVEEVSNWQPGHPLDPNAVAGAIVDEIQLKRVLGYIEKGQSEGAKLTVGGQRIMKDMGGFYIEPTIFNDVSNTMTIAREEIFGPVLSVIRFKTEEEAVTVANDSVYGLAAALWTRDLSRAHRLSRRLRAGSVWINNYFGGDMTVPFGGYKQSGNGRDKSMHTFDKYSELKATWISLE, encoded by the coding sequence ATGACTGATATTAAAAACAGGGATTTTTGGGAAGAGAAAGCCCGAAACCTGAATTTTAATGGCAAGGCGTTTATTGATGGTCACTATGTGGATTCAGCCAGTGGGGACACATTTGATTGTGTTTCTCCTATTGATGGTAAGGTTCTGACCTCAGTTACCAGCTGCTTACAGACCGATGTGGACAAAGCGGTTCTGGGGGCTCGCAGGACATTTGAGTCCGGGGTGTGGTCTCGCCTCTCTCCTGTTGACAGGAAAAAAGTACTACAGGCTTTTGCCGATGAAATCAGTGCTCACCAGGAGGAACTGGCACTGCTCGAAACCCTGGATATGGGCAAGCCTATTACAGACAGTTTTACTGATGATCTTCCCGATGCCATTAACTGTATTCGCTGGTGTGCTGAAGCAGTGGATAAGCTTTATGACGAGGTGGCACCCACAGCAGATAATACCTTGGGACTGATCACCCGAGAGCCTGTGGGGGTGGTGGCTGCTATTGTTCCCTGGAATTATCCCCTTTGTATGGCGGCCTGGAAGTTAGGGCCAGCCCTTGCGGTGGGTAATAGTGTTGTTTTAAAGCCCTCAGAAAAATCACCGTTAACAGCTATTCGTATCGCTGAACTGGCAAAGAAAGCAGGCCTGCCAGATGGTGTGCTACAGGTGTTGCCCGGTTATGGACATACCGCGGGGAAAGCCCTGGCCCTTCACCCTGATGTTGATACCCTGGTTTTTACCGGATCTACCACTACAGCAAGACAGCTAATGGTTTATGCCGGTGAATCCAATATGAAGCGGGTTTGGATAGAGGCCGGTGGGAAGACGCCTAATATTGTGTTTGCCGATGCTCCTGATCTGAAAAAAGCGGCGAAGATTGCGGCGATGGCCATTTTTTGTAATCAAGGAGAAGTTTGTGTAGCAGGTTCAAGACTGTTAGTGGAAGACTGTATTTATGATGATTTTCTACAGTGTGTTGTTGAAGAAGTGAGTAATTGGCAGCCAGGCCATCCTTTGGATCCAAATGCAGTTGCAGGCGCTATTGTTGATGAAATTCAGCTAAAGAGAGTTCTTGGCTATATCGAGAAAGGTCAGTCTGAGGGAGCGAAATTGACGGTTGGCGGGCAGCGAATAATGAAAGACATGGGTGGTTTTTATATAGAGCCAACCATCTTTAATGATGTATCCAATACTATGACCATTGCCCGGGAAGAAATTTTTGGGCCTGTGCTCTCTGTGATTCGATTCAAAACGGAAGAGGAGGCTGTAACTGTAGCTAATGATTCTGTCTATGGCCTGGCGGCTGCATTATGGACTCGTGATTTATCCAGGGCTCATCGTCTTTCCCGTCGCCTTCGTGCCGGTTCAGTATGGATAAATAATTATTTTGGGGGTGATATGACAGTACCTTTTGGTGGCTACAAACAATCCGGCAATGGGCGAGATAAATCCATGCATACCTTTGATAAATACTCTGAGCTAAAAGCGACCTGGATTTCCCTTGAATAA
- a CDS encoding CoA-acylating methylmalonate-semialdehyde dehydrogenase yields the protein MPLNKTHFIAGKFTEPSDHGQPIHNPATGEISANVSLASKNETEAAITAAQKAFTEWKQVTPLNRARILFKFKERVEQHRNELAELITCEHGKVLDDARGEITRGLEVVEFACGIPHLLKGEYTENVGTDVDAWSIKQPLGVVAGITPFNFPAMVPMWMFPLALACGNTFVLKPSEKDPSVPLRLAELMHEAGLPDGAFNVINGDKEAVDTLLTHQDIQAVSFVGSTPIAEYIYQTASHAGKRVQALGGAKNHMVIMPDADLDQAVNALVGAGYGSAGERCMAISVAVAVGDIADKLVEKLAPRVRELRIGNGMEPGVEMGPLISKAHRSKVKDHIDSGVAQGASLIVDGRNLKITGHEEGYFLGGCLFDNVTTDMGIYKEEIFGPVLSVVRVPDYKTAVDIINAHEYGNGTAIFTRDGDSARQFAHDIQIGMVGINVPIPVPMAFHSFGGWKRSLFGPLHMHGEDGVRFYTRKKAITSRWPTGIRGDTEFVIPTMK from the coding sequence ATGCCATTAAACAAGACTCATTTTATTGCCGGGAAATTCACTGAACCCAGTGACCATGGCCAGCCGATCCATAATCCAGCCACCGGAGAAATCTCTGCCAACGTCTCCCTTGCCAGTAAAAATGAAACTGAAGCAGCCATCACCGCAGCTCAAAAAGCCTTTACAGAATGGAAGCAAGTCACCCCGCTTAACCGGGCACGGATTCTGTTCAAGTTTAAAGAACGGGTTGAACAACACCGAAATGAACTGGCAGAACTGATCACCTGCGAACACGGTAAAGTGCTGGACGATGCCAGGGGCGAAATAACCCGGGGGCTTGAAGTGGTAGAGTTTGCCTGTGGTATCCCTCACCTGCTGAAAGGGGAATATACTGAAAACGTAGGCACTGATGTGGATGCCTGGTCTATAAAACAGCCTTTGGGAGTTGTTGCTGGCATTACCCCCTTTAACTTTCCAGCCATGGTACCCATGTGGATGTTTCCCCTTGCCCTGGCTTGTGGTAACACATTTGTTCTTAAACCTTCTGAAAAAGATCCCTCTGTACCGTTACGCCTGGCAGAGCTAATGCACGAGGCTGGATTACCGGACGGCGCTTTCAATGTTATCAATGGTGATAAAGAAGCCGTTGATACCCTATTGACCCATCAGGATATTCAGGCGGTCAGCTTTGTGGGTTCTACGCCCATTGCAGAGTATATCTACCAAACAGCATCCCATGCAGGGAAGCGGGTTCAGGCACTAGGCGGAGCCAAGAATCATATGGTTATCATGCCCGACGCCGACCTTGACCAAGCGGTAAATGCCTTAGTGGGAGCAGGTTATGGTTCTGCAGGCGAACGCTGTATGGCCATTTCAGTAGCAGTGGCCGTTGGAGATATCGCTGATAAACTGGTGGAAAAGCTTGCGCCCAGAGTTCGGGAACTGAGAATCGGAAATGGCATGGAACCCGGCGTAGAAATGGGTCCTTTAATTAGCAAAGCCCATCGCAGCAAAGTTAAGGATCATATTGATTCCGGCGTTGCCCAGGGAGCTTCACTGATTGTTGATGGTCGAAATCTAAAGATAACAGGGCATGAAGAAGGCTATTTTTTAGGTGGATGCCTATTTGATAATGTCACCACTGATATGGGCATTTACAAAGAAGAAATTTTTGGACCGGTACTCAGTGTTGTCCGCGTTCCTGACTACAAGACGGCAGTCGATATCATCAATGCCCATGAGTATGGCAATGGCACAGCCATATTTACCCGGGATGGAGACAGTGCCCGACAGTTTGCGCACGATATTCAAATAGGCATGGTTGGCATTAATGTTCCCATCCCTGTACCCATGGCATTCCATAGTTTCGGGGGCTGGAAACGCTCACTGTTTGGTCCTCTGCATATGCATGGTGAGGATGGTGTTCGGTTTTATACCCGCAAAAAAGCGATCACCTCACGCTGGCCTACAGGAATTCGCGGAGATACGGAGTTTGTTATTCCCACAATGAAATAA
- a CDS encoding extracellular solute-binding protein encodes MTFSLFQRFRKLCLTTAVISSLMITAAHAQKKELYIYNWSDFIAEDTIANFEKRTGVEVIYDVFDSLETLEAKLLSGKTGYDLVFPTASNMARQIVAGAYQPLDRNKLSNWENLDRELMAKVEMFDPGNQYAVPYMWGTTGIGYNPDLVKKYLGTDAPTDSWDLVFNEENIKKLSRCGVAFLDAYDEVIPAALVHEGLDPNSRNRDDYKKAEQLLMKVRPYITYFHSSKFISDLANGDICVAVGWSGDIFQAADRAREAKNSIHIEYSIPKEGSGMYFDMVAMPRDAQNIGEAYQFLNYLLEPEVMANIQNYVSYASANKAAIPFLDDHIKNNPAIYPDLKTKKNLFTFDVFDIKDDKPRIRLFTKIKSGI; translated from the coding sequence ATGACTTTCAGCCTGTTTCAGCGCTTCAGGAAGTTATGCCTCACTACAGCAGTTATCTCATCATTAATGATCACGGCAGCCCACGCACAGAAAAAAGAACTCTATATATATAACTGGTCTGATTTTATTGCTGAAGACACTATTGCCAACTTTGAAAAAAGAACAGGTGTAGAGGTTATCTATGATGTGTTTGATAGCCTTGAAACTCTGGAGGCCAAGCTGCTTTCCGGGAAAACAGGTTATGATCTGGTTTTTCCCACTGCCAGCAATATGGCAAGGCAGATTGTAGCCGGAGCTTATCAACCACTGGACAGAAACAAACTTTCTAACTGGGAAAACCTGGATAGAGAGTTAATGGCTAAAGTGGAAATGTTTGATCCAGGTAACCAATATGCTGTTCCATATATGTGGGGAACAACAGGTATTGGGTATAACCCGGATCTGGTAAAAAAATACTTAGGAACAGATGCTCCCACTGACAGCTGGGATCTTGTCTTTAATGAAGAGAACATCAAAAAACTGAGCCGCTGTGGTGTCGCCTTTCTCGATGCTTACGATGAAGTCATACCAGCGGCACTGGTTCACGAGGGACTGGATCCTAATTCAAGAAACCGTGATGATTATAAAAAAGCTGAACAACTGCTGATGAAAGTCAGGCCTTATATTACCTATTTTCATTCATCAAAATTTATTTCAGACCTGGCCAATGGCGATATCTGTGTTGCTGTGGGATGGTCGGGAGATATCTTTCAGGCTGCCGACCGGGCAAGAGAGGCAAAAAATAGCATTCATATAGAATATTCCATACCTAAGGAAGGCAGTGGTATGTACTTTGACATGGTTGCCATGCCCAGAGATGCTCAAAATATTGGCGAAGCCTATCAATTTCTGAATTACTTACTGGAACCTGAAGTCATGGCCAATATTCAGAATTATGTTTCCTACGCCAGTGCAAATAAAGCGGCAATTCCCTTTCTGGATGATCACATAAAAAACAACCCTGCCATTTACCCTGACCTGAAAACAAAGAAAAACCTATTTACCTTTGACGTATTTGATATCAAGGATGACAAACCCAGAATAAGACTATTTACAAAAATAAAAAGTGGTATTTAG